A genome region from Christensenella minuta includes the following:
- a CDS encoding sugar ABC transporter ATP-binding protein, with amino-acid sequence MVEKTGNYLIEAKGISKIFGGTRVLDNVSITLKPGEIHSLCGENGAGKSTLIKVLSGAYKPEEGVVAIGGKEYPHLTPLIAKRKGVEVIHQEIILVPQLTVAENIYTDVPYRTAGFFSMKKTCEAAKQLMDEIGIQLDPYETVERLSAADQQFVKILKALAPSPKVLIMDEPTAMFNMKDTDMVLDLVKNISRKGIGIIYISHHLKEVAKIADTISVLRDGKLISTYHAKDGAVNMEQVTCDMVGRPVDMFYKREKSNTGEVFFEVKGLKLKDEDAPIDLSLRKGEILGLTGMVGSGRTEIIRAIYGLDQRAAGEIKKDGKPLHINSPHDSIQNGIGYVSEDRQKSGLVLPLSVLRNLTFLKLPLKNGFISTKKEMDISEEMIRTLDIKTPSMFKETGMLSGGNQQKVIIGKWLHKGFDILILDEPTKGIDVNAKFEIYKLLHDLTKQGKSLLVVSSDMPEVISLCDRVMVVRNGKIVGEFAGGEITEENVIKSALEVK; translated from the coding sequence ATGGTGGAAAAGACGGGTAATTATTTGATAGAGGCAAAAGGCATTTCCAAAATATTCGGCGGGACCCGGGTGTTGGATAATGTTTCGATCACTCTTAAGCCCGGCGAAATACACAGCCTATGCGGCGAAAACGGCGCGGGCAAATCTACGCTTATCAAAGTTCTGTCCGGCGCATACAAGCCGGAAGAGGGAGTAGTCGCCATCGGCGGGAAGGAATATCCGCATTTAACGCCGCTTATTGCGAAAAGGAAGGGCGTAGAGGTAATTCATCAGGAAATCATTCTGGTTCCGCAGCTTACGGTAGCAGAGAATATTTATACGGATGTGCCATATAGGACGGCAGGCTTTTTTTCCATGAAAAAAACCTGCGAGGCCGCGAAACAACTGATGGACGAGATCGGGATTCAGCTTGATCCTTATGAAACGGTGGAACGCCTGAGCGCCGCGGATCAACAATTTGTCAAAATATTAAAAGCGCTTGCGCCAAGTCCCAAAGTGCTTATTATGGACGAACCGACCGCGATGTTCAACATGAAGGATACCGATATGGTTCTCGACCTTGTGAAGAATATTAGTCGGAAGGGGATCGGTATTATTTATATTTCACACCATTTAAAGGAAGTGGCGAAGATTGCCGATACGATCAGTGTATTGCGCGACGGGAAGCTGATTTCCACTTATCATGCCAAGGATGGCGCGGTAAATATGGAACAGGTGACCTGCGATATGGTTGGACGCCCTGTCGACATGTTTTATAAACGGGAAAAATCGAACACTGGCGAAGTGTTTTTTGAAGTAAAAGGACTGAAACTGAAGGATGAAGATGCACCCATTGACCTGTCCCTGAGAAAAGGAGAAATACTGGGCCTCACCGGTATGGTGGGATCTGGACGGACGGAGATTATACGGGCAATATACGGACTTGACCAGCGCGCTGCGGGTGAAATCAAAAAAGATGGGAAACCGCTTCATATCAATAGCCCTCACGACTCGATCCAAAATGGAATCGGGTATGTCAGCGAAGATCGGCAGAAATCCGGGTTGGTGCTGCCGCTTTCCGTGCTGCGCAACCTGACTTTTTTGAAGCTTCCCCTGAAAAATGGGTTTATCAGTACCAAAAAGGAGATGGATATTTCCGAAGAAATGATCCGAACGTTGGATATTAAAACACCGAGCATGTTTAAGGAAACGGGGATGCTTTCGGGTGGCAACCAGCAAAAGGTGATTATCGGAAAATGGCTGCATAAGGGCTTTGATATTCTGATTCTTGACGAACCTACCAAGGGGATAGACGTCAATGCGAAATTTGAAATTTACAAATTGCTGCACGATTTGACAAAGCAGGGGAAATCACTTTTGGTCGTTTCCTCCGACATGCCGGAAGTCATCTCGCTTTGCGACCGTGTGATGGTCGTGCGGAACGGTAAAATTGTCGGCGAATTCGCGGGCGGCGAAATCACGGAAGAAAACGTTATTAAATCTGCATTAGAGGTGAAGTGA
- a CDS encoding ABC transporter permease, giving the protein MIFLPVVIIALCVISGLINPRFFTVANFLTIFQQVAVLGILTSAMLMLLVMGAIDLSYGALIGLCSVILCNLISVQGVNPWLALLIMFATALGAGALNGLIITKFKCEPLIVTIGTSYIYLGFAQVISQGTYQSIGGAFPFIGTGKIGLIPMPMIVLVIVMLLMFVFLRYTPFGRKLHIIGGNSEVAFLSGIPVKAYKLLAFVLGGGICGLAAFVLTSRIGSALPTNGSGYELNALAAAIIGGASFSGARGTVLGAFFGVLLLGIVNNALNILGVDAFYQTVVLGVIIVIAVIFSNIKSR; this is encoded by the coding sequence ATGATTTTTCTGCCGGTCGTTATAATCGCCCTGTGTGTAATATCCGGGCTGATTAATCCGCGTTTTTTCACAGTGGCGAATTTTCTGACGATATTCCAGCAGGTAGCGGTATTAGGAATCCTTACAAGCGCTATGCTGATGCTGCTCGTTATGGGGGCGATCGATCTTTCCTACGGCGCCCTGATCGGTCTGTGCAGCGTTATACTGTGCAACCTTATCAGCGTGCAGGGGGTAAATCCGTGGCTCGCGCTCCTGATTATGTTTGCCACGGCCCTCGGCGCGGGAGCATTGAACGGCCTGATTATCACAAAATTTAAATGTGAACCGCTGATTGTGACCATAGGTACAAGTTATATCTACCTTGGTTTCGCGCAGGTAATATCGCAAGGGACTTATCAATCCATCGGGGGTGCGTTTCCGTTTATTGGAACGGGAAAAATTGGCTTGATTCCAATGCCGATGATTGTACTTGTGATCGTTATGCTCTTGATGTTCGTTTTCCTGCGGTATACGCCTTTTGGCCGCAAGCTGCATATTATCGGCGGTAATTCCGAGGTGGCGTTCCTTTCCGGGATTCCGGTAAAGGCATATAAGCTGCTCGCGTTTGTTCTGGGCGGCGGTATCTGTGGTTTGGCGGCCTTCGTTCTTACCTCGCGCATTGGCTCGGCCTTGCCCACCAACGGATCGGGATATGAATTAAACGCCCTCGCGGCGGCTATTATTGGCGGCGCGTCTTTTTCCGGGGCGAGGGGAACTGTCCTCGGTGCATTTTTCGGTGTGCTGCTTCTTGGCATTGTGAATAATGCACTCAATATTTTGGGAGTGGATGCATTTTATCAAACGGTTGTTTTGGGTGTTATAATCGTGATAGCGGTTATATTTAGTAATATCAAGAGCAGATAA